The Paenibacillus sp. FSL H7-0357 nucleotide sequence AGGCAGTACAAAAGAGAGGTGTGGTTCCGTTGGACGTCGTAGACGAACACAATCACTGGGATTCTGATTCAGCAACTATTGTAACCCGGGAAGAGTAAGGGCTGGGCTCCTAAAAAAAGTTCAGTTTCAGCACAACCCAATCACTTTAGCGGCTTTACACAGAGAAATTCCGAACATCATTGATGTACTGCCTCTGGAGAGGGACCCGAAAGGGTTCCTCTTTTTGTTGTTGATCAAGTACAAATAAAAAAACCTCCGCCTATCAGCGAAGGTTGGATTAACGATTATAAAATGCTGTAGTGGCGGAGAGGGTGGGATTCGAACCCACGCACGCTGTGACACGCCTAACTGATTTCGAGTCAGCCCCCTTGGGCCTCTTGGGTACCTCTCCGCAGCAAAATTTATTGTATCATGATGCAGCTTGCTTTGCAAGCTTAATTATTCAAGGCCGCTTTCCGCTGCACGCAGAACCTTTTTCATGTTCTTCTCGAATTTTGCACGGGGAATCAGGACACTATGCTGGCAGCCGATGCACTTAATACGGATGTCCATACCCATGCGGATAATCTCCATTTCATTAGTGCCGCAAGGATGCGGCTTCTTCATCTGCACAACATCACCCAACTGGAAAACCTTACGTTCCATCACTCTTCCCCCTCTTCGCCTTCTCTTTCCTGAGCCGCAGCGACTTGCCTTATCGGGTTAATCCCCTCGGTTTCCCGGGCTCTGCGTGCCGCTTCAAGCGCCTCGGCTTCCGCTGACCGAGCCTCGCGCTCCGCCAGTTCACGCGCTTCCTGCTCGGCCTTAGCCGCCTCCAGACTAGTCTGCTTCTCCAGCGCCTGTTTGATATCGCTCTGGATCTGCCGTTCTGCCGATTCTCTGGCGTTAGAGAGACAGTTCGCCGCTACACGAATCACATATTCTGAAGTGCTCATGGACTGAATACCCAGTATATTCGGGTACCCGAGTACATTTGAATTACGTTCCTCGATTCCCACAAGCGCCTCACCAATCAATGAAAGAGTGCCTTCAAGCCCCCGCTCTATTTTCACCGGAACATCCACCACCGCCAAAGCGTTGGCAAGGGAATAGTTGGTCAC carries:
- a CDS encoding DUF951 domain-containing protein encodes the protein MERKVFQLGDVVQMKKPHPCGTNEMEIIRMGMDIRIKCIGCQHSVLIPRAKFEKNMKKVLRAAESGLE